Below is a genomic region from Isosphaeraceae bacterium EP7.
GCACCTTCCCTTGCAGGATGTTCTGCCCGAAGGTCCGCACGTAATTGCTGCCGGGCAGGCCGTCGCCAACGCCGTCGAGCGCAACCCCGTCGGCACTCTTCACCGAATCCAGCACGACGAGCTGATACAGCCGGTTGTGCAGCGCCAGTCGGGTGCGTGGGGCGAGCGTCACCGACGAGTTGGCGGCCGAGTACGTCGCGGCGACGATCGGCACGACCCGGTCATCATGCGTGCCCAGCTTGCGGTCGGGCCCCAGGTTGATCAGCTGATAATTCGAGGTGGCGCCGGCGGTCGACGCGTCCATGGGCCGATCGAATGACACGACCAGGCGGGTCGGATAGTAGTGATATCCGTATCGGGCCAGATTCGAGACCGTGGGCGGGGGCACGGGCAGCACCTGCGTGCTGATTGCGGCCGAATTGTTATTCGGGTCCGAATCGCCTCCGCCGACCGACACCTCGATCCAATTGACGACGGTCTGGCCCGCGGCCGAGGCGAGGGGCAGGGCCACGATCGTCAACGTCTGGGAGGTGTTGGCCGGCATGAGGCCAATGTCGGCCGACACCATGCTCGACGACACCGACACCGTCCCCTGGGTGGTGATGGCCGAGACGTACGCAACGCCGACGGGCAGGGTGTTGGCGATCGCCACGCCGAAGGCGTCAGACGGGCCGTTGTTGGTGACCGTGATCGTGTACGTCAGATTCTGGCCGGGGAGGACTTGCGTGGGACTGCCGGACACCGACAACGTCACACTGGGCAGGACCTGCGGCTGGATCGTGAGCGTGTAGGGAATCGAGCCCGTCGCCCCAACGCTGTCGACGGCCGAGATCACGAAGTTGACGTCGCCCGCGAAGAGTGGCCTGCCGATGAGATTGCCGAAGGGCGACAGTTGGAGGCCTGCGGGCAACTCGCCGGAGGCGACCGAGAAGAAGACGTCGCCCGTCGCTCCCGTGGCGACGATCGTCTGGCTATAAGAGGCCAACACCTGGGCGGGGGGGAGCGTGGTCGGCGTGAGCGTCAGCGTGGCGGCCTCGGCATTGATCCCCGAGGCCTGGCCCAACAGACTCGGGCCAATCAACCCGCCGGCCTGCGCCAAGGGCAGGATGATCGCCGGGACGACGCGCCCTTCCAGCCGTTCCAGCTCCAACTTGACCCGCGACGAGTGGCGCTCGGGGCGCTGAGATCCCTTGGCGAAACCGCGTCGATGATCGGGCATGGAAGAGTCCTCGTCGTTGGGGTGTCCTGGTGATAATGGGAGGTCTGGATAAAAGTAATCGATTGAAACCGTCCGTTCAAGGAATTCATCCTCTTCGGATCACCAGGTCACTCAGGCCAAACGCTTGCCAACTCCGATGTCTCCTCCCCCGGCCGGGCCGCGGCCAGTTCGGCGGTCCATCAACGAAACCGGGCCCCTCCGATGAAGGAAGGGCCCGTTTCCGCAGCGAGTTGATTTCGTCGATCAATGGCCGAGGGCCGGAGTCGCGGGCGGAGGGGTCGCCGGCCCGTTGGTTGCTGCCTCGGCGTTCGGCCGGGCGTGGCCTTCCTCGCTCGCATCATCTTCCTCATCCTTCGGGCGCATGGCCGCAAAGTAGTCGATGATCCGCTCGCCGAGGACGTAGTAGATCGGGATGACGAATCGGCCGAGCACCGTGCTCACGCCGATGCCGAAGGCGATGACGATGCCCAGCGAGTTGCGGCTGTAGGCTCCGGCGCCTGTGGCCCTCGCCATCGGCAAGACGCCCATGACGAAGGCGAACGAGGTCATCAAGATCGGCCTGAGCCGTTCTCGCGAGGCCGCCTTGGCGCTCTCAATGATCCCCATCCCGTGCTTCTCGCGCATCTCGACGCCGAACTCGACGATCAGGATCGCGTTCTTGGTCTCCAGGCCGATGAGCATGACCAGACCGATCTGGCCGAAAACGTCAAGCGGCATGTCGTAGAGCCAGAGGCCGACGATGGCGCCGAACATGGCCAGCGGCACCGTCAGGATGATGACCGTGGGCCTGATCCAGCTCTCATACAAGGCGGCCATGAACAGGAAGACGCAGACCACCGACAGAGCGAAGATGTAGGTCGAAAGGTTGCCCGTCTGCTGCTCCTGGAACGTGGTGCCGGTCCACTCATAGCCGAACCCCTCCGGCAAGACCGAGGCGGCGACCTCTTCCATGGCGGCCTGGGCCTGGCCCGAGCTGAACCCCGGCGCGGGACCGCCATTCACCTTGGCCGCGGCGTACAGGTTGTAATGAGGGACGTCGATCGGCCCGAGCGCGTACCTGACCTCTCCCAGCGAGCTGAACGGGACCTTCTCCCCCTTGCGATTGAGCACGTACAGCCGCTGGATGTCCTCGGGCGTGCGGCGGACCGCGCCCTCGGCCTGCATCAAGACCTTCCAGACCTTCCCGTAAAGGTTGAAGTCATTGACGTAGTAGGCACCCAGGTTCGTCTGGAGCACGGCGAAGACGTCGGAGATGGGCACGTCCAGGCGGCGGGCCTTGGTCCGGTCCAGCTCGAACTTGAGCTGCGGCACGCGGGCCGAGAAGGTCGAAAACACGCCGGCAAGCTCGGGGCGCTGGCGGGCCTTGGCCTGGAACTGGTCGATCACGGTCTGGAGCGCCTGCACACCTCTGCCCGCGCGGTCCTCCAGCATCATCTCGAAGCCGCCCGTCTGGCTCAGGCCGCGGATCGGCGGCGGCTGGAGCACCAGGACGACGGCGTCGCGAATCTTCGCGGAGATCATGCCCTGCAACTGCTGCGTCAGCGCGGCGGCCCTCAACTCGGGCGTCCTCCGCTCCGACCATTCTTCCAGCGGCAGGAAGATGATGCCGGAGTTCGTCTGGTTCGTGCCGCTCAGCACGTTCAGGCCGTCCAGGGTGACAGTATGATGCACCCCGTGCAGCTCCCTGCAAAGATCCTCGACGCGTGACACCACCCGCGCGGTCACCTCGCGGCTGGTGCCGTCGGGTGTCTGAATGGCGACGATGAGGTACCCCTGGTCCTCCGTCGGGATGAACGACTTGGGCCGCTCCATGATCATCCAGCCCGTCAGCGCCAGCAGCCCGAGCGATGGCACGACGATCATCCACCAGTGATGCGCCGTCAGGTCGAGGATCGAGTCGTACGAGTTCTCCAGGTAGCGCATCCCGGCGTTGAACCAGCGGAAGAGGAAGAACTTCGCCTCGCCGTGCTTGGGCTTCAGGAACAGGCGCGACATCGCCGGGCTGAACGTCAGCGAGTTGAACGACGAGAACAGGAACGAGAAGACGATCGTCATGGCGAACTGGTTGTACAACCGGCCCGTCATCCCCGGGATGAACGCCACCGGCACGAAGACCGCCGCCAGAACCAGCGTGATGGTCACGATCGGAGTCGTGATCTCGGCCATCGCCGCCCGCGTGGCGGCCAGCGGCTTGAAACCGCGTTCCAGGAACTTCTCGACGTTCTCGACCACGATGATCGCGTCGTCCACCACCAGGCCGATCGCCAGCACCAGGCCGCAGAGCGTCAGGGAGTTCAGCGAGAACCCGAAGATTGCCATCAGCGAGAACGTGGCGATCAGCGAGATCGGGATCGCCAGCATCGGGATGATCGTCGCCCGCCACCCCTGGAGGAACAGGAACACCACGAGCATGACCAGGATGAACGCCTCGATCAGCGTGTGGACGACCTCGTCGATGTTCTCTTCGACATACTTGGTCGTGTCGTAGGCGATCCGGTATTCGAGCCCCTCGGGGAAGCTCTTCGACAGCCGGTCCATCTGGGTCTTCACCTGCTCGACGATCGAGAGGGCGTTGGCGTCGGCATACTGGTAGATCGGCATGGCGCCGGCGGGCTTGCCGTCGAGGCGGCCCGACGACTCGAAGTTCTCCGACGACAGCTCGACGCGGGCCAGGTCCTTCAGCCGGACGACCGAGCCGTCGTCCTTGCGGCGGACGATGATCTCCTCGAACTCGGAGACCTTGGTGAGCCGCCCCTTCACGGTGATCGGGAACTCGAAGGCCTGCCCCTCGGGCACGGGCGCCCCGCCGATCTTGCCGGCGGCGGCCTGGAGGTTCTCCTGCTGGATGGCCAGGATCACCTCCGTCGGCGGCACCTTCATCTCGGCCATCCGGTTCGGGTCGAGCCAGATCCGCATGGCATACTTGCGGCCGAAGACGACGACGTCGCTGACCCCCTTGATCCGCTTCATCGAGTCGGCGATGTAGATCTGGCCGTAATTGTCCAGGAAGTTGGCGTCGTAGAGCCCTTTGCCCGAGTTATCGACCAGGTTGACCACGCAGACGATGTCCGTCGACGTCTTCTTGATCGACACGCCGTACTGCTTCACCTCCGGCGGCAAGGTGGGCGTGGCCGTCTGCACCTTGTTCTGAATGTCGACGGCGGCGATGTCCTGCGAGTAGCCGACCTCGAACGTCGCCAAGATGTTGGCCACGCCGTTGCTCGTGCTATCCGAGCCGAAGTAGATCATCCCCTTCGTGCCGTTGATCTGCTGCTCGATCGGCGTCGTCGCCGTCTCGGCCACCGTGATCGCGTCGGCCCCGGTGTAGGTCGTCGTGATCTGGATCTGCGGCGGCGCGATCTGCGGATACTGCGCGATCGGCAGCAGGAAGGCGCAGATCCCGCCAATCAGGACCATCAGCAGTGAGAGCACGGTGGCGAAGATTGGCCGACCGATGAAGAAATTGACCATGGGGGCAACGGGCTCATTGATGGATGGGTCGGGCGTCAACGGTGCGGCGTGGTCTCCGTCAATTCTGCGGCCGTGCGGCCTGCCCGGGTGCGGCCTCGGGGGTTTGCTTCGGAGCTTCGGCCGGCTTGGGGGCCTCGGCCTGCTTCGGAGCTTCGGCCGGCTCGGGGGCCTCGGCTTGCTTCGGGGCCTCGGCTTGCTTCGGGGCCTCGGCTTGCTTCGGGGCCTCGGCCTGCTTCGGGGTTTCGGCCTGCTTCGGCGTTTCGGCCTGCTTAGGGGCTCCGGTCGCCTCTGTCGGCGGCGTGGCCGGCTTCGGCTCGGCTCCGCCGGTGGCGCTGCGGACGGGCCTGGGCAGCACGGCGGGCTCCGTCTTCACGAGCATCCCGGGGCGGATCAGCTGGAGGCCCTGGACGATGATCGGGACCCCTGCTTCGAGGCCCGAGAGGATCACGCGGATCCCTTCGAAGGACTGGCCCGCGATGACCTTCTGGATGGCCACCTTGCCGTCCTTGTCCACGAAGTAGACGGTCGGGCCCCCCTCGGTCTCCATGACCGCCATCTCGGGCACCACCACGGTATCGACCAGGCGGTCGACCACCGCCTTGATGGTCACGTACTCGCCCGGCAGTAGCGACCGTTCGGGGTTGGGCACGCGCGCCTTGACCAGGAACGTCGAGGTGGTCGGGTCGATCGTGTTGTCGATGAAGTAGGAGACCCCCGGGTAGGGGTACTCCTGCGGCCCGTTCATGCCCGGCACCGTCAGATGCACCTGCAGGCCATCGCGGATCAGGCGGGTGGCCCGCTCCAGCGACCTCGAGCTGACGCGCACGTCCAGGCCCATCGGGTCCAGTTGCTGGATGTTCGCCAGCTCGGTATAGCTCCCGCCGCCGCTGCTGGCGTCGGGGCCGACGAGGTTGCCCACCTTCACCTTCGACTCGCCAATCCGGCCGTCGATCGGCGAGTACATCCGGCAGTACCCCAGGTTCAGCTGGGCGTCGTTCACGGCCGCGTTGGCGGCCTCCAGCATGGCCTTCGACGACAGCAAGCCCACCTCGTAGTCGGCCTTGGCCTGCTCGGCGTTGGCCATGCTCGCCTCGACCTGCGCCTCGTTCTTCTTGCGATCGGCCTCGGCCTTGTCCAGGTCCTCGCGCGACCCCGCGCTGCGGGCAAGCAGCGCCTTGGCCCTCCGCTCCTCGATCACCGACAGGGTTAGCTGCGCCTGGTCGAGCGCCAGCTGCGACTGCGAGACCTCGCGGATCTTCGACTTCTCCGCCTTCGTCACCGAGGCCTCGGCCTCCGACCGCTTCGCCTTCGCCGAGCTGAGCGCGACCTGGTAGGGCAGCTCGTCGATGACCAGCAGCAGGTCCCCTTTCTTGACGTACGACCCCTCATCGAAGTGCCGTTCCAGCAAGAACCCCCGCACCCGCGCCCGGATCGAGACCTCCTCCAGCGCACGCGTGGTCCCCGTGTTCTCGCTCAGCACCGGCACGCTCATCCGCCGCGAGTCCACGATCCCCACCAGCGGAGGAGGCGGCGCGACCTGTTCGGCCGGCTTGCGGCACCCGGCCAGCAGGGTCGAGGCGGCGGCCAGGGCGAAGCAGGCCACGCGTGCGGCCGGGATCCGGGTGTGTGTGCGCATCGTCCGCGGCATTCTGAGATGCCGTCCGTGAAGTGGGGGCGTCCGGGCCGCCGGCGCCGACCGAGGAACCTCGGGCAGGGCGACCCGTGACAGGGGAGACCGACTCAACCCGCGTGTCGGGGCCTCGTCGGCGCACCTAGAATCCGAGTCAACGGCCGTTGACACAAGATAGTTCCGGTTGACGGCGGAAGTCAACCTGTGTTTACTTTGAGTCCGTGCCAACGTGAGTCAACCGCGGGGAACGTCGATGGAAGACGGGGCCGGGACCACCGTACCCAGGAAGCGCTCGGCCGCCGCAACGCGCGAGTCGATCCTGGCGGCGGCCACCCGGCGGTTCGCGTCCCAGGGCTACGAGCGCTCCGGGGTCCGCGAGATCGCCGGCGACGCCGGAGTCACCGCCGCCCTGGTCAACCGCTACTTCGCCTCCAAGGAAGGCCTCTACGCCCAGGTCATCGACCGCTCCTTCGACGTCGGAGACCTCTTCGACGGCCCCCGAGCCGACCTCCCCCGCCGCATCGCCCGCCGCGCCGTCTACGGCCACGGAGAACAAGGCCAGACCACCTTGCTCCTCCTCCTCCGCTCCGCCACCGAGCCCCACGCCGCCGTCCTGCTCAAATCAAAGATCAATCAAAACTTTATCCAACCCCTCGCCCAGAAACTCGGCGGCTCCCACGCCGAGGCCCGCGCCGCCCTCATCGCCGCCCAGCTCACCGGCTTCGCCACGCTGGACGAGCTCATCCACGTCGATGTCCTTACTACGGCCGACCGTGAAGGGCTGGTAAATATGCTCGTCGAGATGCTGCAGACGTGCGTTGGCGAAGAAGAATAGAACTCATTCCCGGAGTCGGCCGAGATGATACGCCAAGGCCACGCCGCCTATCGGGTCATCACCAAAGGCTGGGACGCCCCGAAGCTCGGCGAGGAGTGCGGGTGTGTACCGTGAGAATCCCTCTCCGATGATCAGGAATTTTTAACGAAGCTCGGATTGACGAGAGTGTCGATCTCCCATATGACCCCGTGAACGCGAAACATCACCGATGCACGGATGTCCGGAGATTGTCGATGAAAATGGGAATTGTAAGACTTGCCATCATCTGTTCTGGCATCGCGGTGATCCCGTTCGCGATGTCGAAATATGCGTCTGCCTCAACCCTGAACAATCAATACATGTCTTACGGTCATATCGACTACCCCTCGCGGGTTTCTGACATGGTGATGTGGAGCAGCAACATCGGCGGTTCGAACGAGGACGATTGGGCCCAGGAGCAGGTCCCGCTCGGCTGGGTCAACAGGTCGTCTGTCGGATCCTACCCGACCCCGGTGGGGCCGATTGCCGTTTATGATCACGTTCCCTTCTCCTTCTCGATTTTCCCGAGGATCGGAGCTCCGAGCTCCCCGCCGGGGTACCACTACGACTACACCGTCACCGGCCCGGCCTCGGATGGCGTCCTGATCCGCGGCCATCTCAACGGCACCTTCTGGAACGACGGGACATCTGACGTCCTTGCAACCTACGAGCCGCCCACTCCCTTTGATATAGCCAAACGATTTCGCGAGGATCTCCATATCCCTTACATCGTCGACCCGAATCTCCCGAATCCGTTCCCCATCGATCGATTGATCTTGCCGGAATCGGTGAAGGTGAATGCGAGCGGTTATACCGTCTTCTATGCCTCTCTCCGGCCCGATCCCGTGCCCGAGCCAGCCGTGATCGTCGCCTTCGTGCCGCTCGCTCTCATCTTGGCCTATCGACGTTGGTCACGCGTTTCGCCGCGTCAGGCCTGCTGAGGGTGCGACCGGTTTACGAGCAGGTGTGCGTCATTCCTCGCGGCCTTCGCCTTCAATGCGAATCCGGCGTTGAACGATCCTCGATCAACAGGGCCTCACTTACCTTGGTGAGGCAGCCTTTCCACCCATCGATCATTCTCCGGCCCGTGGTCCGAACACGCAGGTTCCATCCAGGTAAGTGCTCAAGGCCCGAGTCTCCCGGATCTCATCCTCATCGCAGCTCAGCAGGTCGCGATCAATCACCACGAAGTCGGCCTTCTTGCCCGCTTCGAGCGAGCCGATCCGGTCTTCCAGGAACAGCAGGCGGGCGTTGTTGATTGTGTAGAAGCGGATCGCCTGCTCCCTGCTCAGGGCCTCCTCGGGGTGGAGCCGGTCGTTGTAGCCTTTCGCCCGGCGCGAGACCGCGACCCACATGGCCAGGAATGGGTTGTAGGGGTTGATGGATCGGAGTGAGCCGATCTTCTGCATGTGGTCGGAGCCTCCGCCGGCGGTCACCCCGGCCTCGAACAGGCTGCGCAGGGGCTGGAAATAGCGGAGGCGGTCGACGCCGAACTGGGCGGCGAGCGTCCTGGTGTCGAGGTAGAGCCAGGCGGGCTGGATGTCGACGACGGCTCCCAGCTTCGCGGCCCGGTCGATCGCCTCGCGGCTCATGAAGTTCGAGTGCGTGACGCACGGCCGGGTCGGTGCCACCGGCGTCGTTTTGTTCACCTCTTCATAAGCGTCGAGCAGCGCATGCACGGCACCGTCGCCGACGCTGTGGGCGGTGAACTGGAGCCCCGACTCCACGGCGGCCCGGACCATAGGCACCAGCCGTTCGCGGGGGATGAACAGCACCCCGCGATACGTCGGATCGTCGATCGCGTAGATCTTGCTAATTCCCCAGGGCTTGCGCATGAAGGCGCTTCCGGTCAGCATCCCGCCGTCCAGATAGGCCTTCACCCCGACGATCCGCAGCCTGTCTCCCCCCCTGCGTAGCGGGTGCTCGGCCGTCTTGCGGATCTCGGCGACGATCGCGTCGAGTGGGCCCAGGTTCTCGACATGCCTGGAAATCCCCAGACGCACCGACAGCTCGCCGGCCTCGTGCAACCGCGAGTACCGGTCGATATCTTCGTCGGCGGCGTCGCGGTCGATCACGGAGGTGAGGCCGACGGAATTGTAATCCCTGAACAGCTCCAGCAGTCGCCTGTCCTTATCTTCCTCGGTGGGCTTCCCTTCCGAGGGCGTTGCCTTCACATATCGCGTGAGGTTGCGGAGGATGCCCGTCGGCTCGCCGGTTTTCGGGTCCTTCTCGACCTTGCCCGGCCCCTCGGGCTTGAAGTTCGCGTCGATCCCGCTGAGCTTCAAGGCCAGCGTATTGAGCGACGCATCGGGGCCCGTCGCGAACAGCACCGGGTTGGCCGGAGCGGCCCTGTCCAGCTCGTCGCGGGTGGGGTAGCGTTGCTCAGCAAGCCTGGTGATGAACACCTGCTTGACCACCACCCACTTCTCGGGCCCGAGCGCCCTGGCCCGCGAGCCGATATACGCCAGCACATCCGCGATCGTCTCCATCGCCGGCACCGGGTGGTCGAACTCGATCATGCTCGCTTCCGCCGGATGCGTGTGCGAGTCGATGAGCCCCGGCAGCACCATCTTCCCCCCGAGATCCACCACCTTGGTGGCCGGCCCTCGGGTCTTGAGGACCTCCTGGTCGGTGCCGACGCGTAGCAGGCGGTCCCCCTTGACGGCCAGGGCCTGGCGGATCGAGAACGCGCCGTCGACCGTGACGACCTTGCCGTTGTGCAGGATCAGGTCCGCCTCATCGGCCGCGCCGCAGAGGCAGAGCGACACGAGCAGGGCGGCGAGACACGAGACGGTGCGAGGCGTCGCCATGGGAGAGACTCGGGGCGAACTCTGCCGAGAAGCGGCCCGGCCGCCCCCCTCCGGGACCATCAGCCGGATCATAACCGAAGGGTCCGTCCCGCGACATCTTCAGGGGATCCGGCCGCAATCCAAGGAACCAAGGGGCACAGGGAAGGGCGGGCATGCCACCCTCCTTCGCCACATGAACTAGCCCGACGGCCGGGCGGGGGCCCTGGTCACGGGATCGAACTTCGCGAATGCGACGGAATTCCATCGACCTCCGCCATCATTTCTCCCATGGCGAGCGGGGGAAGTTCGAGCGACGCCGGCGAAGGGAGCAGTCTGGACAACCGGCCGGCAGATCCTAAGGTTGCAAGATCGGGTCGCGCCGATGGCGTGATGGGCGGCGGCCGGAAGTCGCCGCTCCCCCGCGATCAAGACGGTCGATCGCGTCCGGCCGGACCTTCGAAGAAAGCGCGCCATGATCCGGCATCTGCTCAAGCCGTTCCTGTGCCTGGCCACCCTAGCCCTGACCACCTGCGCCCCGGACCGATCCGCCGCACCCCCGGCCCCGCACACGATCACGCAGGTCTCCGTCATCAACGCCCTGATGGTCGGCCGCTACGACGGCTTGATGCCGATCCCCGAACTGCTCCGCCACGGCGATTTCGGCGTCGGGACGCTCGACCACCTCGACGGCGAGCTGACCATCCTCGACGGCAAGGCCTACCAGGTCCGCGGCGATGGCAAGGTCGCCGCCGTGCCCCCCGACCGCTCCACCCCCTTCGCGGTCATCACCCCGTTCTCCGAGGACGGCAATTTCCCCTGCCAGCAGGTCCCCACCCTCGAAGCCCTCGACGCCCACCTCGACGACGCACTGCCGCAGAAGAACAACTTCGTCGCCATCCGGATCGACGGCCGATTCGACTCCATCACCCTGCGCAGCGTCCATCGCCAGGAGCCCCCCTACAAGCCCCTGGCCGAGGTCGCCAAGAGCCAGTCAATGTGGACCCACACCACAAAGACCGGCACGATGATCGGCATCCGCTCCCCCGCCTGGGTCGCCGGCCTGAATGTCCCCGGCTACCACTGGCACTTCCTCACCGACGACCGCACCATCGGCGGCCACGTCCTCGACTGCAAGTTCGCCCAGGCCCGGGTGAAATTCGCCGTCTGCCCCGACTGGCTGCTCAAGCTCGACCCCTCCCCAGCCTTCAACGCCGAGGACCTGGGCCAGGACCTCCGACGCGAGGTGAAGCGAGTGGAAAGCTCACGCGGCGGCGAACGCGATTGAGATTGAGCCGGAGAGGATGGGAAGGGGACATGCCGGCCGGGAATCGATGCGATCTTTGGCCTGCCCCAGGTGGGCGGGCTCACTTTATTAAAGTAGAATGTCTCCTTTTCCCCTCTTCCGGAATTTTTTCTGAAATTGTGCGATCTCTCAACACGGTTAATCCCGAATTAGGGACGCTATTCAGTGGTGGCCCAGGAGGGCCATTCGACTTTTCCCCGCCCAGCCCCATGAAGGCGGGGCCTCTTCAAAAAGGTCGAATGTCCCCATTTACCCTCCATACTTGAGCCGAAGCGATCTCATTCAAAATTGATTCGTCGTTTAGTTCATTTGCGCGTTAGAGTCTGCTCAGCTTGCTCCGACTCCCGCGAGACAAGTCGCCCCTCGGGCAAGTGGGCGTCCCCTTCTTAGGAGATCCGCATGCGTCGCCCCTCCCAGCCCCAGCGACGCCGTGCGTGGACTTCCCCTCGTCTTCATGTGGAATCACTGGAGGCCCGCCGGCTGCTGGCGACGATCACCGTGACCGGAACCGGCGATACGATCGCCGCGGACGGGATCGTCACGCTACGCGAGGCGATCACGGCGGCCAACACCGACGACGTCTCCGGCGACGCCGCGGCGGGCAGCCCGGGACTGGACACCATTGCCTTCAACATCGCCGGCGTAGACGTGCGGACGATCGTCTTGGCGGCGGACCTGCCGGCGATCACCGACGAGCTGGCGATCGACGGTTACACCCAACCGGGCGCGAGCCCCAATACCAACGGCCCGGGGCTCGGGAACAACGCGACCTTGAGGGTCCAGATCGTCCCGTCCGAGCCGAGATTCGGGTCCAACGGCCTGCGGGTGACCGCCGGCCAGAGCACCGTGCGGGGGCTGATCCTCGACGGGTTCGCCACGGGCATCAACCTCCAGGCCAGCATCGGCGGTAGCACGATCGCCGGCAACTACATCGGCACGACCCCCG
It encodes:
- a CDS encoding efflux RND transporter periplasmic adaptor subunit; this translates as MRTHTRIPAARVACFALAAASTLLAGCRKPAEQVAPPPPLVGIVDSRRMSVPVLSENTGTTRALEEVSIRARVRGFLLERHFDEGSYVKKGDLLLVIDELPYQVALSSAKAKRSEAEASVTKAEKSKIREVSQSQLALDQAQLTLSVIEERRAKALLARSAGSREDLDKAEADRKKNEAQVEASMANAEQAKADYEVGLLSSKAMLEAANAAVNDAQLNLGYCRMYSPIDGRIGESKVKVGNLVGPDASSGGGSYTELANIQQLDPMGLDVRVSSRSLERATRLIRDGLQVHLTVPGMNGPQEYPYPGVSYFIDNTIDPTTSTFLVKARVPNPERSLLPGEYVTIKAVVDRLVDTVVVPEMAVMETEGGPTVYFVDKDGKVAIQKVIAGQSFEGIRVILSGLEAGVPIIVQGLQLIRPGMLVKTEPAVLPRPVRSATGGAEPKPATPPTEATGAPKQAETPKQAETPKQAEAPKQAEAPKQAEAPKQAEAPEPAEAPKQAEAPKPAEAPKQTPEAAPGQAARPQN
- the budA gene encoding acetolactate decarboxylase, yielding MIRHLLKPFLCLATLALTTCAPDRSAAPPAPHTITQVSVINALMVGRYDGLMPIPELLRHGDFGVGTLDHLDGELTILDGKAYQVRGDGKVAAVPPDRSTPFAVITPFSEDGNFPCQQVPTLEALDAHLDDALPQKNNFVAIRIDGRFDSITLRSVHRQEPPYKPLAEVAKSQSMWTHTTKTGTMIGIRSPAWVAGLNVPGYHWHFLTDDRTIGGHVLDCKFAQARVKFAVCPDWLLKLDPSPAFNAEDLGQDLRREVKRVESSRGGERD
- a CDS encoding TetR family transcriptional regulator, translating into MEDGAGTTVPRKRSAAATRESILAAATRRFASQGYERSGVREIAGDAGVTAALVNRYFASKEGLYAQVIDRSFDVGDLFDGPRADLPRRIARRAVYGHGEQGQTTLLLLLRSATEPHAAVLLKSKINQNFIQPLAQKLGGSHAEARAALIAAQLTGFATLDELIHVDVLTTADREGLVNMLVEMLQTCVGEEE
- a CDS encoding amidohydrolase codes for the protein MATPRTVSCLAALLVSLCLCGAADEADLILHNGKVVTVDGAFSIRQALAVKGDRLLRVGTDQEVLKTRGPATKVVDLGGKMVLPGLIDSHTHPAEASMIEFDHPVPAMETIADVLAYIGSRARALGPEKWVVVKQVFITRLAEQRYPTRDELDRAAPANPVLFATGPDASLNTLALKLSGIDANFKPEGPGKVEKDPKTGEPTGILRNLTRYVKATPSEGKPTEEDKDRRLLELFRDYNSVGLTSVIDRDAADEDIDRYSRLHEAGELSVRLGISRHVENLGPLDAIVAEIRKTAEHPLRRGGDRLRIVGVKAYLDGGMLTGSAFMRKPWGISKIYAIDDPTYRGVLFIPRERLVPMVRAAVESGLQFTAHSVGDGAVHALLDAYEEVNKTTPVAPTRPCVTHSNFMSREAIDRAAKLGAVVDIQPAWLYLDTRTLAAQFGVDRLRYFQPLRSLFEAGVTAGGGSDHMQKIGSLRSINPYNPFLAMWVAVSRRAKGYNDRLHPEEALSREQAIRFYTINNARLLFLEDRIGSLEAGKKADFVVIDRDLLSCDEDEIRETRALSTYLDGTCVFGPRAGE
- a CDS encoding multidrug efflux RND transporter permease subunit; amino-acid sequence: MVNFFIGRPIFATVLSLLMVLIGGICAFLLPIAQYPQIAPPQIQITTTYTGADAITVAETATTPIEQQINGTKGMIYFGSDSTSNGVANILATFEVGYSQDIAAVDIQNKVQTATPTLPPEVKQYGVSIKKTSTDIVCVVNLVDNSGKGLYDANFLDNYGQIYIADSMKRIKGVSDVVVFGRKYAMRIWLDPNRMAEMKVPPTEVILAIQQENLQAAAGKIGGAPVPEGQAFEFPITVKGRLTKVSEFEEIIVRRKDDGSVVRLKDLARVELSSENFESSGRLDGKPAGAMPIYQYADANALSIVEQVKTQMDRLSKSFPEGLEYRIAYDTTKYVEENIDEVVHTLIEAFILVMLVVFLFLQGWRATIIPMLAIPISLIATFSLMAIFGFSLNSLTLCGLVLAIGLVVDDAIIVVENVEKFLERGFKPLAATRAAMAEITTPIVTITLVLAAVFVPVAFIPGMTGRLYNQFAMTIVFSFLFSSFNSLTFSPAMSRLFLKPKHGEAKFFLFRWFNAGMRYLENSYDSILDLTAHHWWMIVVPSLGLLALTGWMIMERPKSFIPTEDQGYLIVAIQTPDGTSREVTARVVSRVEDLCRELHGVHHTVTLDGLNVLSGTNQTNSGIIFLPLEEWSERRTPELRAAALTQQLQGMISAKIRDAVVLVLQPPPIRGLSQTGGFEMMLEDRAGRGVQALQTVIDQFQAKARQRPELAGVFSTFSARVPQLKFELDRTKARRLDVPISDVFAVLQTNLGAYYVNDFNLYGKVWKVLMQAEGAVRRTPEDIQRLYVLNRKGEKVPFSSLGEVRYALGPIDVPHYNLYAAAKVNGGPAPGFSSGQAQAAMEEVAASVLPEGFGYEWTGTTFQEQQTGNLSTYIFALSVVCVFLFMAALYESWIRPTVIILTVPLAMFGAIVGLWLYDMPLDVFGQIGLVMLIGLETKNAILIVEFGVEMREKHGMGIIESAKAASRERLRPILMTSFAFVMGVLPMARATGAGAYSRNSLGIVIAFGIGVSTVLGRFVIPIYYVLGERIIDYFAAMRPKDEEDDASEEGHARPNAEAATNGPATPPPATPALGH